A window of Thermoproteus sp. genomic DNA:
GCCGTAGAGCACCGTGGTCTCGTAGGGCGTGATGGAGCCCATCGCGGTCGCGATTAGGGGGAAGAGCCACCCGACCCCAACAACGGCGGCCAGTAACGTGTATATGACGGCCCGCGCCCTCATGTCCTCCTGAACATCACGATGGTTAGGGGCACCGCGATGGCCACGACGATCGCCGAAAGGATCACCACGACCGCGTTGGCGTACCCCCACATGCCGTAGGAGAGGTTTTGGTACATGTAGTAGAGCATGACCGAGGCCCCGCCGGGCGCCCTCAGGGTGTAGACCACGTCGAATACCTTCAGTGTCAATATGGACAGCATGACGAAGGCCACCACGTGGGCGGGCCTCAACAGGGGTAGATATATCCTGAGGAACCTGGTGAGGAGCGGGGCGCCGTCGATGGCGGCAGCCTCTATCACGCTCCGAGGTATTATGGAGATGCCGGCCATGTAGATGATTGTGGCCAGCGGGGTGGAGCTCCATATGGTTATCAAGACCATCATGAGGAGGCCGGGCCAGTACAGGCCGAAGACATTGAGCTTGTTGTTGAAAAGCAGGGCGTTCACTATGCCGGTGCTACTGGCGAACATCATGTATCCGAACATGAAGGCCGCCACCGTCGGCGGGACCGCCATGGCGGCGAAGACCATGGTCCGGAAGGCGCGCGAGGCCTTAGTCTCCTCGTTGGTGAAGAGCATAGCGAACAACATCCCCAGGAACATGGAGACCGGCACGTTTATGGCCAGCCAGATCAAGTTCGTGGTGAACGACTGGACGAATAGAGGGTCCGTCAACAAATAGCCGTAGTTGGCCAGCCCGACGAAGTTAAACGAGGTGGGGGACCAGTTGGTGAAGCTGGACGCAACGTCGAGGGCCAGGGGATAAAGTATGTAGATGGCTATGAAGAGGAGGCCGGGGAGGGAAAAAACGAGGAAGTAGATCGCCTTCATTTAGCCTCGGCTATTTCTGCCAGCTCGGTAGCGGTATCCCGGCGGCCGTCAACACGGCGGTCACGTTGTACATGGGGCCTGTGTAGACGGTAGGCCCGGTGTAGGTCACGCCTTGGCACAACGGATACGTGTTGTCCCAATTGGTCTGGTTGTATATCCTATTGGCCAGGTCCTCCATCTGGCTCAGATAGGTGAGCCAGTTGGCCGGGTCCGAGATCATTTTGGCTAGTGTGGGCCAGAAGACCTGCTGTTCGAACTGCGGCGGCATGTTGTCGGCTATGTCAGGCACTAGGTTGTTGCTGAACTGCACAAGCCAGGACTCCACGACCTTGCTGGCCGGCGGGACTTGTATCTGCCCCGAAAGGGCGGCCTGCATCGCGGCTTTGTTCGGCGAGGCGGCCCGCCAGCCTGACTTCAACACGGCCTCCTGGAAGCCGGTGGAGGCCAGCCACAGCGCGAACTGTATGGCCAAGGTCTTGTTGTCCGGGACGTTCTTGGGCACTAGAGCCCAGTCGCCGCCGGTCACCACATAGTATTGGCTCGCCAAGTCGGGATTTATGGAGGGGGCCATCACGGGCATGAAGGCAGTGTAGTTCTTATTGAAGAAGGGCGTCCAGTCGCCCATGAAGTACATGGCCACAGTTCCGTTCTTCATGAGGGCGTATACGTCTACGAAGTGCTGGCTGGCCGCGAAGGCTGAGGGGCCAAATGCGCCCGAGGCCACTAGGGACAGATAGAACTCAAAGGCCTGCTCGACTATGGGCGAGGTGTAGCTTATCTTGTGGCACATTATGGCGTAGTAGAGGTCCTTACCGCCTATCGAGTAGACGATGGGCTCGAAC
This region includes:
- a CDS encoding sugar ABC transporter permease; its protein translation is MKAIYFLVFSLPGLLFIAIYILYPLALDVASSFTNWSPTSFNFVGLANYGYLLTDPLFVQSFTTNLIWLAINVPVSMFLGMLFAMLFTNEETKASRAFRTMVFAAMAVPPTVAAFMFGYMMFASSTGIVNALLFNNKLNVFGLYWPGLLMMVLITIWSSTPLATIIYMAGISIIPRSVIEAAAIDGAPLLTRFLRIYLPLLRPAHVVAFVMLSILTLKVFDVVYTLRAPGGASVMLYYMYQNLSYGMWGYANAVVVILSAIVVAIAVPLTIVMFRRT
- a CDS encoding extracellular solute-binding protein — its product is MTRGLSRATTVAVIVIVVIIVIIAAVLATYRPPTAPPTTSTSTSIPTATSTSTSTTTSTSTAAPTTTAPQQVLVVYGPWGTNTPEGQIFLSLIKPFEQMYHVKIEYVGTTDYGTEAQQITSGTPPFDVVIFAPVSLARQLAEGGYLTDLTPYLQQSGVLGQLIPYYLEPVNVSGHIYGVPVDAWSKPGIYVYVPTMQKYGIPMPQTVDQRWNWGQFMSYVQELKSNGVVPVGAGAADQWPLVIVFEPIVYSIGGKDLYYAIMCHKISYTSPIVEQAFEFYLSLVASGAFGPSAFAASQHFVDVYALMKNGTVAMYFMGDWTPFFNKNYTAFMPVMAPSINPDLASQYYVVTGGDWALVPKNVPDNKTLAIQFALWLASTGFQEAVLKSGWRAASPNKAAMQAALSGQIQVPPASKVVESWLVQFSNNLVPDIADNMPPQFEQQVFWPTLAKMISDPANWLTYLSQMEDLANRIYNQTNWDNTYPLCQGVTYTGPTVYTGPMYNVTAVLTAAGIPLPSWQK